A genomic stretch from Bacterioplanes sanyensis includes:
- a CDS encoding NAD(P)H-hydrate dehydratase, translating into MTRPYTARDHLPTTLMTAAQVKQLDQQAIERLHGDGFELMSRAGEAAFACLLQRWPDCDSLVVVAGPGNNGGDGYVLAALACYHGMHTQLQTLGDHTQLSDSAEQARAMAQSAGVDIVPWQGLPDGCDLVVDALFGIGLNTELTGDYAQAVAAINAHDAAVMALDIASGLQADTGVILGDAVRADLTVTFIGVKQGLLTAAGPDVSGDIAYASLSIDGDLLQPTPDACQRISWHVLQQQGSLPGARRGNSHKGEHGHALLVGGNRGMGGAIALAAESCYRSGAGLVSVATVEGHVPMLLSRRPELMVQEVTSGLALAPQLDKATSIGCGPGLGQDSWGQLMLQSVLASDVPLVLDADALNLLAKPQWQTSFAQRSVVLTPHPGEAARLLQVSREQIQADRFASAQQLAQRYQAVVVLKGQGTLVAHPDGRLCLCTDGNPGMASGGMGDVLTGVMAALLAQGYSAWQVAQMGVCIHSAAADLEAQAGGERGLLAADLMHSIRTLVNL; encoded by the coding sequence ATGACGCGCCCTTATACCGCCAGGGATCACCTGCCGACAACGCTGATGACCGCCGCTCAGGTAAAACAGCTCGATCAACAAGCCATCGAGCGGTTGCACGGCGACGGCTTTGAGCTGATGAGTCGCGCCGGTGAAGCCGCGTTTGCTTGTTTGCTACAGCGCTGGCCAGACTGCGACTCGCTGGTGGTGGTGGCAGGCCCGGGCAATAACGGCGGAGATGGTTACGTATTGGCGGCGCTGGCGTGTTATCACGGCATGCACACACAGCTGCAAACTCTGGGTGATCACACCCAATTAAGCGACAGCGCAGAGCAAGCACGCGCCATGGCGCAATCTGCTGGGGTTGATATTGTGCCCTGGCAAGGGCTGCCGGATGGCTGCGACTTGGTAGTTGATGCCTTGTTCGGCATTGGCTTAAACACCGAACTGACGGGCGACTATGCGCAGGCCGTCGCCGCCATCAATGCTCATGATGCGGCCGTAATGGCATTGGACATCGCCAGCGGTTTGCAGGCAGACACCGGCGTTATTTTAGGTGACGCCGTCAGAGCCGACCTGACCGTCACCTTTATTGGTGTGAAACAAGGGCTGCTGACGGCGGCAGGCCCGGATGTCAGCGGCGACATTGCTTATGCCTCGCTGTCCATCGATGGTGATCTGCTGCAACCAACGCCCGACGCTTGTCAGCGCATCAGTTGGCATGTGTTGCAACAGCAAGGGTCGCTTCCGGGGGCACGTCGTGGCAACAGCCATAAAGGTGAACATGGCCATGCGCTGTTGGTGGGCGGCAATCGCGGCATGGGCGGTGCCATTGCTCTGGCGGCAGAGTCTTGCTATCGCAGCGGTGCTGGTCTGGTCAGCGTGGCCACGGTTGAGGGGCATGTGCCGATGCTGCTCAGTCGCCGGCCAGAGCTGATGGTGCAAGAGGTCACCTCCGGGTTGGCGTTGGCGCCACAACTGGACAAAGCCACCAGCATTGGCTGTGGCCCGGGTTTGGGGCAAGACAGCTGGGGGCAGCTGATGCTGCAGTCGGTGTTGGCGAGCGATGTGCCGCTGGTACTCGACGCCGATGCCTTGAACTTGCTTGCAAAGCCGCAGTGGCAAACCAGCTTTGCGCAGCGCTCGGTGGTGCTGACGCCGCATCCGGGTGAGGCTGCGCGTTTATTGCAGGTCAGTCGTGAGCAAATTCAAGCGGACCGCTTTGCCAGTGCGCAGCAACTGGCACAGCGCTACCAAGCCGTGGTGGTACTAAAAGGGCAAGGCACGTTAGTAGCGCACCCAGATGGTCGTTTGTGCTTGTGTACCGACGGCAACCCTGGCATGGCGTCTGGTGGTATGGGTGACGTGTTGACCGGTGTGATGGCCGCGCTGTTGGCGCAAGGGTACAGCGCTTGGCAGGTCGCACAAATGGGCGTGTGTATTCACAGTGCCGCTGCGGATTTAGAAGCCCAAGCGGGCGGCGAACGTGGGCTACTGGCCGCGGATTTAATGCATTCAATTCGGACGTTAGTGAACTTATGA
- the tsaE gene encoding tRNA (adenosine(37)-N6)-threonylcarbamoyltransferase complex ATPase subunit type 1 TsaE, translating into MTWQLADEDATLNVARICSDIIDGGGLVFLLGTLGAGKTTFCRGFIQALGHEGAVRSPTYTLVEEYPLSARRVCHFDLYRLGDPEELEFMGIRDYLDDDSLCLIEWPQRGVGVLPEADLVLHLADEGDGRQLDIEAGSDKGQHWLQQLQQHPELSKLMMG; encoded by the coding sequence ATGACCTGGCAGCTTGCCGATGAAGACGCCACCTTGAACGTGGCGCGCATCTGTTCAGACATTATTGATGGTGGTGGCTTGGTGTTTCTACTGGGCACCTTGGGGGCTGGAAAAACCACCTTTTGTCGTGGTTTTATTCAGGCGTTGGGGCATGAGGGCGCGGTGCGCAGCCCGACATATACCTTGGTTGAGGAATACCCCTTGTCCGCTCGGCGGGTCTGTCATTTTGATTTGTATCGCTTGGGCGACCCTGAAGAGTTGGAATTTATGGGTATTCGCGATTATTTAGATGACGATAGCCTGTGTCTGATTGAGTGGCCGCAGCGCGGTGTCGGCGTGTTACCTGAGGCTGACTTGGTGTTGCATCTGGCTGACGAGGGTGATGGACGGCAGTTGGACATTGAGGCAGGCTCTGACAAAGGTCAGCACTGGTTACAACAATTACAACAGCACCCTGAACTGTCGAAATTAATGATGGGTTAG